From a single Sinorhizobium sp. RAC02 genomic region:
- a CDS encoding SDR family oxidoreductase translates to MTEWGRTGKDRIALVTGGGTGIGLAIARGLSAEGYAVVITGRRAVVLEKAAADISGETGNPVKAIACDVGDPAQVAAAFEQVKHDFSRLDVLVNNAGSNVSPALLEDIPFEEWTSILGANLTGTFLCTQQAFKIMKEQNPRGGRIINNGSISASAPRPNSAPYTATKHAITGLTKSTALDGRKYDIACGQIDIGNAATDMTARMSGGVLQANGEIASEPTMSVKHVADAVIYMASLPLDANVLTMTVMATTMPFVGRG, encoded by the coding sequence ATGACCGAATGGGGCAGGACCGGCAAGGACAGGATTGCGCTTGTGACGGGCGGCGGCACGGGCATTGGCCTGGCCATCGCGCGGGGTTTGAGTGCTGAGGGTTATGCGGTCGTCATCACCGGCCGGCGGGCCGTGGTGCTGGAAAAAGCGGCGGCAGATATTTCCGGCGAGACCGGCAATCCGGTCAAGGCGATCGCCTGTGATGTCGGTGACCCGGCCCAGGTGGCGGCGGCCTTCGAGCAGGTGAAGCACGATTTCAGCCGGCTTGACGTGCTGGTCAACAATGCCGGCTCCAATGTTTCGCCGGCGCTCCTGGAAGACATTCCCTTCGAGGAGTGGACAAGCATTCTCGGCGCGAACCTGACCGGCACCTTCCTCTGCACCCAGCAGGCCTTCAAGATCATGAAGGAGCAAAACCCGCGCGGCGGTCGCATCATCAACAACGGCTCGATTTCCGCCAGCGCGCCGCGGCCGAACTCCGCGCCTTATACGGCGACGAAACACGCCATCACCGGTCTCACCAAGTCCACGGCGCTCGACGGGCGCAAATATGACATCGCCTGCGGCCAGATCGATATCGGCAATGCGGCGACGGACATGACGGCGCGGATGAGCGGCGGGGTGCTTCAGGCGAACGGCGAAATCGCCAGCGAGCCGACCATGTCGGTCAAGCACGTGGCCGATGCGGTGATCTACATGGCAAGCCTGCCGCTCGATGCCAATGTGCTGACCATGACGGTGATGGCGACGACGATGCCGTTTGTCGGGCGGGGGTAA
- a CDS encoding OFA family MFS transporter — MTASTETYAGTYSGGILDRERIIAKPGFNRWLVPPAALAIHLCIGMAYGFSVFWLPLSKAIPAADPACADLNLLSALFTTSCNWRVADLGWIYTLFFVLLGCSAAIWGGWLERVGPRKAGFVSACCWCGGIVVAALGVMSHQLWLMWLGAGVIGGVGLGLGYISPVSTLIKWFPDRRGMATGMAIMGFGGGAMIGAPLANLLMNAFKTDISPGVWQTFLVMAAIYFCFMMGGAFGYRIPPAGWRPEGWTPPASKSTMITTKHVHLRDAHKTQQFWLIWLVLCLNVSAGIGVIGMASPMLQEIFGGRLIGQPDLTFSQLGTDQKAAIAAIAAGFTGLLSLFNIGGRFFWASLSDKIGRKNTYYTFFVLGIALYALAPTLADMGNKALFVLAFGIILSMYGGGFATIPAYLADIFGTQFVGAIHGRLLTAWATAGIVGPVVVNYIREAQIAAGVEPGPSLYTGTMYILAGMLALGLVANALVRPLADKWFMSDAEVASLQAKTAAANAGPTGSFGIGTGGLDAKAAMAWTVVGIPLLWGIWVTLKNTAALF; from the coding sequence ATGACTGCATCGACCGAGACCTATGCCGGGACATATTCCGGCGGCATCCTCGACCGGGAGCGCATCATCGCGAAACCCGGCTTCAACCGCTGGCTCGTCCCGCCGGCAGCACTCGCCATCCATCTCTGTATCGGCATGGCCTATGGCTTCAGCGTGTTCTGGCTGCCGCTCTCCAAGGCCATTCCGGCAGCCGACCCGGCCTGCGCCGACCTGAACCTTCTGTCCGCGCTGTTCACGACGAGCTGCAACTGGCGCGTCGCCGATCTCGGCTGGATCTACACGCTGTTCTTCGTTTTGCTCGGCTGCTCCGCCGCCATCTGGGGCGGCTGGCTGGAACGCGTCGGCCCGCGCAAGGCGGGCTTCGTCTCGGCCTGTTGCTGGTGCGGCGGCATCGTCGTCGCAGCGCTCGGCGTCATGAGCCATCAATTGTGGTTGATGTGGCTCGGTGCCGGCGTCATCGGCGGCGTCGGCCTCGGCCTCGGCTACATTTCCCCGGTCTCCACGCTGATCAAATGGTTCCCGGACCGGCGCGGTATGGCGACCGGCATGGCGATCATGGGGTTTGGCGGCGGTGCGATGATCGGTGCGCCTCTTGCGAACCTGCTGATGAACGCCTTCAAGACCGACATCAGCCCCGGCGTGTGGCAGACCTTCCTCGTCATGGCGGCGATCTATTTCTGCTTCATGATGGGCGGTGCTTTCGGCTACCGCATTCCGCCGGCCGGCTGGCGTCCGGAAGGCTGGACGCCGCCAGCGTCCAAGTCGACCATGATCACCACCAAGCACGTTCACCTGCGCGACGCACACAAGACGCAGCAGTTCTGGCTGATCTGGCTGGTTCTGTGCCTGAACGTTTCGGCCGGTATCGGCGTGATCGGCATGGCCTCGCCGATGCTGCAGGAAATTTTTGGCGGCCGCCTCATCGGCCAGCCGGACCTGACCTTCAGCCAGCTCGGTACGGACCAGAAAGCGGCCATCGCCGCGATCGCGGCCGGCTTTACCGGCCTCCTGTCGCTGTTCAACATCGGTGGTCGGTTCTTCTGGGCCTCGCTCTCCGACAAGATCGGCCGCAAGAACACCTATTACACGTTCTTCGTGCTCGGCATCGCGCTCTATGCGCTTGCCCCGACGCTGGCGGACATGGGCAACAAGGCGCTCTTCGTGCTCGCCTTCGGCATCATCCTGTCGATGTATGGCGGGGGTTTTGCCACCATCCCGGCCTATCTTGCCGACATTTTCGGCACGCAGTTCGTCGGCGCCATCCATGGTCGCCTGCTGACGGCCTGGGCGACGGCCGGCATCGTCGGTCCCGTCGTGGTGAACTACATTCGCGAAGCACAGATCGCTGCCGGCGTCGAGCCGGGGCCATCGCTCTATACCGGCACGATGTACATCCTCGCCGGCATGCTGGCGCTGGGTCTCGTCGCCAATGCGCTGGTGCGGCCGCTTGCCGACAAATGGTTCATGTCGGACGCGGAAGTCGCCTCGTTGCAGGCCAAGACCGCGGCCGCGAATGCCGGCCCGACGGGGTCTTTCGGCATCGGCACCGGCGGGCTGGATGCCAAGGCGGCGATGGCCTGGACCGTCGTCGGCATTCCGCTCCTGTGGGGTATCTGGGTGACGCTGAAGAACACGGCCGCCCTGTTCTAG
- a CDS encoding NAD(P)/FAD-dependent oxidoreductase translates to MTPNDDHHHIVIVGAGFGGLEAARHLAKGSVRITVIDRRNHHLFQPLLYQVATASLATSEIAWPIRSLLSRFQNVTTLLGTVTGVNTLAKTVSLDDERAIAYDTLIIATGARHAYFGNDAWEPYAPGLKTLEDATTIRRRILAAFEQAEWEPDAAERRRLLTFAIIGAGPTGVELAGTIAELAHETLRRDFRNIDTREARVVLVEAGPRILAGFTEDLSAYAEGALKRLGVEVRTGKAVSQCSEQGIELGDELLPAATILWAAGVAASPAAEWLGAPADRAGRVLVAPDLTAPGHPDIFVVGDTAHVPTSDGKIVPGVAPAAKQEGRYVADTIAARLAGKPAPKPFAYRSDGNLATIGKRAAIVDLGWIKLKGRLAWWTWGIAHVYFLIGLRNRLAVAMSWLWIYLTGQRSARLITQADVAKRRAEG, encoded by the coding sequence ATGACGCCAAACGACGACCACCACCATATCGTTATCGTCGGGGCGGGTTTCGGAGGGCTTGAGGCAGCGCGCCATCTGGCCAAGGGCTCAGTTCGCATCACGGTCATCGACCGGCGCAACCACCATCTGTTCCAGCCCCTGCTTTACCAGGTCGCGACGGCCTCGCTCGCCACCTCCGAAATCGCCTGGCCGATCCGCTCGCTGCTGAGCCGCTTCCAGAATGTCACCACGCTGCTTGGCACGGTGACCGGCGTGAACACGCTGGCAAAAACCGTGTCGCTGGATGACGAGCGTGCAATTGCCTACGACACGCTGATCATCGCCACCGGCGCGCGCCACGCCTATTTCGGCAATGACGCCTGGGAACCCTACGCGCCGGGTCTGAAGACGCTGGAGGATGCGACGACGATCCGCCGGCGCATCCTCGCCGCCTTCGAGCAGGCCGAATGGGAACCGGACGCGGCCGAGCGCCGCCGCCTGCTGACCTTTGCCATCATCGGCGCCGGTCCGACCGGCGTCGAACTTGCCGGCACGATCGCGGAGCTCGCCCACGAGACATTGCGCCGCGACTTCCGCAACATCGATACGCGGGAGGCGCGTGTGGTGCTGGTCGAGGCCGGCCCACGCATCCTGGCGGGTTTCACTGAGGACCTGTCGGCCTATGCGGAAGGGGCGTTGAAGCGGCTCGGCGTCGAGGTTCGCACCGGCAAGGCTGTCTCGCAATGCAGCGAGCAAGGCATCGAACTCGGTGACGAGCTGCTGCCGGCCGCGACGATCCTCTGGGCGGCCGGCGTTGCTGCATCGCCCGCGGCCGAGTGGCTGGGCGCGCCGGCAGACAGGGCAGGGCGCGTGCTGGTCGCGCCGGATCTTACGGCACCGGGCCATCCGGATATCTTCGTGGTCGGCGACACCGCCCATGTGCCGACGAGCGACGGCAAGATCGTGCCGGGTGTCGCGCCTGCGGCCAAGCAGGAGGGGCGCTATGTGGCCGATACGATCGCGGCCCGTCTTGCCGGGAAACCAGCGCCGAAACCGTTCGCCTACCGCAGCGACGGCAATCTCGCGACCATCGGCAAGCGTGCTGCCATCGTCGATCTCGGCTGGATCAAGCTGAAGGGGCGACTTGCCTGGTGGACCTGGGGCATCGCCCATGTCTACTTCCTGATCGGCCTTCGCAATCGCCTCGCCGTCGCCATGAGCTGGCTCTGGATCTACCTGACCGGGCAGCGCAGCGCCCGGCTGATCACCCAGGCCGATGTGGCGAAACGCCGGGCCGAGGGCTGA
- a CDS encoding LysR family transcriptional regulator, with protein MQIILIETFLDLMETKNFNRTAERLNITQSTVTHRINALEAQFARKLFARNKGGTQPTAAGLRFLDHAKALQHQWHEATRAVETAGAYERSMRIGLQHDLAAHFAGDWLSAVRKELPGTSIYLEVDYSNQMNRDLGAGDLDLAILFTPHYLPDLHYERIGDVHYEMVSNRATRIEDVRPEDYIQAVYSPAFDRLHRQAYPGLSTAPIASGETTAVLALMQELGGSAFVMAADAQRLIRTGAASQVAGAEPIAQAVYAAVNVRTRHAHQHRRIIAILQALLGSPSH; from the coding sequence ATGCAAATCATCCTGATTGAGACATTCCTCGACCTGATGGAAACGAAGAACTTCAACCGCACGGCAGAGCGGCTGAACATCACGCAATCAACGGTCACCCACCGCATCAACGCACTGGAGGCACAGTTCGCGCGAAAACTCTTCGCCCGCAACAAGGGCGGCACGCAACCGACGGCCGCCGGCCTGCGGTTCCTCGACCATGCCAAAGCCCTGCAACATCAATGGCATGAGGCGACGCGCGCAGTGGAGACGGCAGGCGCCTACGAGCGCTCCATGCGCATCGGCCTGCAACACGATCTCGCTGCCCATTTTGCCGGCGACTGGCTGTCGGCGGTGCGCAAGGAACTGCCGGGCACCTCGATCTATCTGGAGGTCGACTATTCCAACCAGATGAACCGCGACCTCGGCGCCGGCGACCTCGACCTCGCCATCCTGTTCACGCCGCATTACCTGCCGGACCTGCACTATGAGCGCATCGGCGACGTGCATTACGAGATGGTCAGCAATAGGGCGACGCGAATCGAGGACGTGAGGCCGGAGGACTATATTCAGGCGGTCTATTCTCCTGCCTTCGACCGACTGCACCGGCAGGCCTATCCGGGCCTTTCCACCGCACCGATCGCCAGCGGCGAGACGACGGCCGTCCTCGCCCTGATGCAGGAACTCGGCGGCTCGGCCTTCGTCATGGCCGCGGATGCGCAGCGTCTGATACGCACCGGCGCGGCGAGCCAGGTCGCCGGCGCCGAGCCGATTGCGCAGGCCGTCTACGCCGCCGTCAACGTGCGCACCCGCCACGCACACCAGCACCGGCGCATCATCGCGATCCTTCAGGCGCTGCTCGGCAGCCCGAGCCATTGA